The Alistipes finegoldii DSM 17242 DNA segment AAGCTGAATGCCTGCGGGGTTCTCTTCGATACCGAGTTTGGTTACGGTTACCGAGTTGAAATCCTTGTTGTAGATTCCCTCGATATTCAGGTCAACGTCACCCGGCAGTTTCAGATCCAGCGCCAGCGAGGTCTTCCACGTGGAGGGCATCTTGAGCTTCTTGTCCAGAATGGTAGGCTGCGTGTTGGCCGCCAGATCCTGCTGTTTGTAGGTGCCGCCGTAAATGTTCTTCAGCATGTCGTTGACGTTGGTGTGGAAGCTGGGCATGCGCGAATCGCCCTTGTAGAGCGAGAGTCCGTTCTGGATGCAGTTGCTGTTGCCGGCCACCGACACCAGCCATACGAACGGCAGACGGCCGTTGAAGACGCCCGTACCGCCGCGGAGAATGTATTTGCGTTCGCCGGTCATATCCCAGTTGAAACCTACGCGGGGAGCTACGGCCAGACGTGCTTTGGGCATGTCCGAGGTCTTATAGCCGCCGTAGTTGGCGAAAGCCTGCGTGAAGTCCTTGTTCTCGTTGTTGTCGATGGAGGGGTAGGAGGGCACCTCGAAACGGATGCCGACCGTGGCCTTGAAGCGTTCGCTGAAATTGATCTCGTCCTGCAGGTAGATCGAATACTGCATGTAGGTGAACTGGGGATACTCCTGAGCCAGTGCGTCGTTGTTGCCGTGGGCGATACGGAACGCCAGCGGTTCGCGGTCGTTCTTGAAATCGTCCCATGTCTCATAGACGTAGTAGCCGGCGCCGCCCTGCAGGTAGCCGTTCTTGGCCACGTTGTGCTCGAACTGCAGACCGGCGACGAAACGGTTCTTGCCGACCGTATAGCCGATTTCGTCCGTCACGACGTGCGTGCTGACCTCGCGCAGGTTGCCGTACGTGAAGGGGTCGAGACCGAACGAGGCGTATACGGCGCGGTTGCCTTGGTATTCTTCCAGAATGTCTACGGTCGGGAAGAGCTTGCCGTCGTAGCTGCGCGGCTCGTACTGATGCGAGTAGGTGTAACGCAGCGTGTTGGTCAGACGGCCTTCGAGGAAGCGCGAATTCAGCTCGGCGGCTACCGACGTGAAGTTCTGCTCCTGATAGTAGCGCGAATTCTGGAAATACATGGCGTAATTCGAAGTACGGCCGTAGTTGTTGCGGTCATAGGCCAGTTTGCTGTCCAGCGGGCTGATCGAACTGGACGGCGACGACGAATACTTGTTCTGCGTACGGCTGAAGCGTACGTTGAGCGAGTTGTTGCGGTTGATGTTCCAGTCTACGCGGGCCATGAGTTTGTAGCCGGGCGTTTTTACCGAATAGCCTTGGTAGGGACCGGGGTTGTAGCCGTATTTGTCGATCAGGAAATTGCTGATTTCGTCGAGTTTTTCGACCGTCGGACGGTTGTACTGCGAGCCGCCGCCGAAGCTCTGGCCCTCGCTGGTGCGTGCCAGACGCGACGTTCCCGGCGTGGTGTTCCACTCGCGCTCGAAGTTGGCGAACACGAAGAGCTTGTCCTTGACGATCGGGGCGCCGATGCTGAAGCCGAGGGTGGTGTTGCGCATTTCGCTCAGCGACAGTTTGCCGCCGTCGTACTTGTCGCCCTGAAGCTGGTCGCTCTTGGCGAAAACATATGCCGAAGCCTTGAATTCGTTGGTTCCCGACTTGGTTACGGCGTTGATCGCACCGCCCGTAAAGCCGCTCTGGCGAACGTCGTAGGGGGTGACCGATACCGACATCTGCTCCAGTGCGTCGAGCGAGATGGGCGAGCCGCCTGCGGGCAGGTTGCCGCCGATGCCGAAGGCGTTGTTGAACGCGGCGCCGTCGACCGTTACGTACGACTGACGGTAGTTACCGCCGCCGATCGCCAGACCCGACGTGGTGGTCGAAGCCTGCGGCGTGAGTTTCATGATGTCGTTCATGCTGCGGCTTACCGAAGGCATCAGCTCGATCTGCTCGCTGGAGATGCTCGTAACGGCGCCTGCGCGGTTTACGTTCATCGAGCTGTTGCGGCCGTCGGCCGTAACGACTACGGCTTCGAGCGTCTGGCTGTCCTTCAGGAAAGCGTTGCGCGTGAGGGTTTCGCCCAGCTGCAGTTCGAGTCCGGGGAACTCGACGCCCTGATAACCCACGAACGAGAAGGTCACGGTGTAGGGACCGCCCGTACGCAGGCCCTGCAGGTTGTAGCGGCCGTCCTTGTTGGTCACGGCGCCGTACTGCGTACCCGAAGGGGTGTGCACGGCGATAACGGTGGCGCCGGCGAGGGGCTGGCCCTGTTCGTCGGTAACCGTACCGTTCATGCCCGAAGTCGTCACCTGCGCGGAAGCCGCGGCGACGGTGAAAATCGAGAGCATCAGAATGAAAAGTTTCTTCATACCAAATAATTTAGTTAATAAAAAAGGGTTTTGTTATGGTTTTCGTTGCATTTGCGATTCGCTTCCCTGCCGCAGACTCCTGCAAGGCCGTTTTCCGGAGTGTCCGTAAAAGCAGAGAGGGATACACCTCGTCCGGAGTATCCCTCGTTACTTATATTATATAGTCACGATGATCTAGTTGCGTTCGTTTTCGCACGTTATAAAAGCCACCCCCCCCCGCATATATACGGAAAAGATGCGAACAGA contains these protein-coding regions:
- a CDS encoding TonB-dependent receptor, translating into MKKLFILMLSIFTVAAASAQVTTSGMNGTVTDEQGQPLAGATVIAVHTPSGTQYGAVTNKDGRYNLQGLRTGGPYTVTFSFVGYQGVEFPGLELQLGETLTRNAFLKDSQTLEAVVVTADGRNSSMNVNRAGAVTSISSEQIELMPSVSRSMNDIMKLTPQASTTTSGLAIGGGNYRQSYVTVDGAAFNNAFGIGGNLPAGGSPISLDALEQMSVSVTPYDVRQSGFTGGAINAVTKSGTNEFKASAYVFAKSDQLQGDKYDGGKLSLSEMRNTTLGFSIGAPIVKDKLFVFANFEREWNTTPGTSRLARTSEGQSFGGGSQYNRPTVEKLDEISNFLIDKYGYNPGPYQGYSVKTPGYKLMARVDWNINRNNSLNVRFSRTQNKYSSSPSSSISPLDSKLAYDRNNYGRTSNYAMYFQNSRYYQEQNFTSVAAELNSRFLEGRLTNTLRYTYSHQYEPRSYDGKLFPTVDILEEYQGNRAVYASFGLDPFTYGNLREVSTHVVTDEIGYTVGKNRFVAGLQFEHNVAKNGYLQGGAGYYVYETWDDFKNDREPLAFRIAHGNNDALAQEYPQFTYMQYSIYLQDEINFSERFKATVGIRFEVPSYPSIDNNENKDFTQAFANYGGYKTSDMPKARLAVAPRVGFNWDMTGERKYILRGGTGVFNGRLPFVWLVSVAGNSNCIQNGLSLYKGDSRMPSFHTNVNDMLKNIYGGTYKQQDLAANTQPTILDKKLKMPSTWKTSLALDLKLPGDVDLNIEGIYNKDFNSVTVTKLGIEENPAGIQLPGEPALRKAWKSQNIRNKNPEEKYSINPYLINNADIDGYYASVSAQVSKRWGFGLSLMAAYTYSSAKNVIDGIGDQVTSAYNTNTFNRNGSNTPELGYASYVSPHRILFNVGYRLAQKNGASNFGLYYEAFQHGYIGGYSYSRYSYTMGNVTGDGGAALLLYIPTREQLDKMTFADLVDNGKVIYSAADQKNDFWAFINKDSYLSKHIGEYSKRGGAVMPWQHMVNFKFAQDFYININGKRNTITLGVDINNLANLINRNWCGIDRLESSQILKYNTKTNAYNFTKPVWSKYASTVATWSAMFSIRYTFN